One Drechmeria coniospora strain ARSEF 6962 chromosome 01, whole genome shotgun sequence genomic region harbors:
- a CDS encoding glucosidase I — protein MARLARLIAVAAAAATAAGVTAAGDESILTSEIGRLNNQSLLWGPYKPNLYFGMRPRLPQGLMAVLMWGRINNHADINEGIRYTCEQNDGMHGYGWDEYDARDGGVQTIHDDANMIDMTTSLVKIPGGNHGGSWAVRVKGKLMKNAAKDHKTAIYLYIAQEAAGELNVIGTGTEFGFEGDVRLDGKTEALGNYQILVTKGNGKHPTSDHPATLLKRLDTTVVASETYPNNLLWQARPLLYRELQKPAKHFEETYGSEDLPPASQMYRINHTPGRANTHMVQKTFEGDFQFDLVFMSASMGRNITSKDVTREIKRTSESFGERFSSVFDFQAPFKAAKYQQFGKSMFSNLLGGVGYFHGDQVIDRSYAAEYEEEDENFWVDAAEARARGHQKAEGPFELFTSIPSRPFFPRGFLWDEGFHLMPIADWDMDLALEIVKSWYNTMDADGWIPREQILGDEARGKVPEEFQVQYPHYANPPTLFLVIEDFMERLRKSNGSGPAPKEKLSQDETLHSAHLDISELGEEYVRKLYPLLRRQYDWFRKTQSGDVKSYEREARSAKEVYRWRGRTETHCLTSGLDDYPRAQPPHPGELHVDLLSWVGLMTKSLMNIADSIGLTSDVAELAKNLEGIEGNLVDLHWSEKDGCFCDATIDEFEENKLVCHKGYISLFPFLVGLLRPDDAKVGRMLDLMGDENELWSGHGLRSLSRGDEFYGTGENYWRGPVWMPFNYMAVTQLYRLAKQPGPFSDRARDMYTRLRKDLVETVYESWKETGFAWEQYNPETGAGQRTQHFTGWTSLVVKLMAMEDLSGQHERDEL, from the exons ATGGCCAGGCTCGCCCGATTGAtagcggtggcggcggcggcggcgacggcggcaggcgtCACTGCCGCCGGGGACGAGTCCATCTTGACGAGCGAGATCGGTCGACTCAACAACCAGAGCCTGCTATGGGGTCCTTACAAGCCGAACCTGTACTTTGGCATGCGTCCCAGACTGCCTCAAGGCCTCATGGCGGTGCTCATGTGGGGACGCATCAACAACCATGCCGACATAAACGAAG GTATACGCTACACGTGCGAGCAGAACGACGGCATGCACGGTTACGgctgggacgagtacgatgctcgagacggcggcgttcAGACGatccacgacgacgccaacaTGATCGACATGACGACGTCTCTCGTCAAGATTCCAGGGGGCAACCACGGAGGCAGCTGGGCTGTGCGAGTCAAGGGAAAGCTCATGAAGAACGCGGCCAAGGACCACAAGACGGCcatctacttgtacattgcgcaggaggcggccggcgagctcaacgtcatcggcaccggcaccgagTTCGGCTTCGAGGGGGACGTGAGGTTGGATGGCAAGACGGAGGCTCTCGGCAACTATCAGATTCTCGTCACCAAGGGCAATGGGAAGCACCCGACGAGCGACCACCCGGCCACGCTCCTGAAGCGCCTCGACACGACGGTGGTGGCGAGCGAGACGTACCCAAACAACCTGCTCTGGCAGGCTCGGCCCCTTCTCTACCGAGAGCTGCAGAAGCCGGCCAAGCATTTCGAGGAAACGTACGGCAGCGAGGACCTGCCCCCGGCATCCCAAATGTACCGAATCAACCACACGCCTGGGCGGGCCAACACGCACATGGTGCAGAAGACGTTTGAGGGTGATTTCCAGTTCGACCTCGTCTTCATGTCGGCTTCGATGGGCAGGAACATCACCTCCAAGGACGTCACGCGGGAAATCAAGCGGACGTCGGAGTCGTTCGGGGAGCGCTTCTCGTCCGTCTTCGACTTCCAGGCCCCCTTCAAGGCGGCCAAGTACCAGCAGTTCGGGAAGAGCATGTTCTCCaacctcctcggcggcgtagGCTACTTCCACGGCGACCAGGTGATCGACCGTTCCTACGCGGCCGAGTacgaggaggaagatgaGAATTTCTgggtcgacgcggccgaggctcgGGCGCGCGGCCATCAGAAAGCCGAGGGACCGTTCGAGCTCTTCACGAGCATCCCGTCGCGGCCCTTCTTCCCCCGCGGCTTCCTCTGGGACGAAGGGTTCCACCTGATGCCCATCGCCGACTGGGACATGGACTTGGCGCTCGAGATCGTCAAGAGCTGGTACAACACcatggacgccgacggctggaTCCCTCGGGAGCAgatcctcggcgacgaagcgCGGGGCAAGGTGCCCGAGGAATTTCAGGTGCAGTATCCGCACTACGCCAACCCGCCGACGctcttcctcgtcatcgaggACTTCATGGAGCGCCTGCGCAAGTCCAACGGCAGcgggccggcgccgaaggAGAAGCTGTCGCAGGACGAGACGCTGCACTCGGCCCACCTGGACATCAGCGAGCTCGGGGAGGAGTACGTGCGGAAGCTGTACCCGCTTCTCCGACGGCAGTACGACTGGTTCCGGAAGACGCAAAGCGGCGACGTCAAGTCGTACGAGCGGGAGGCGCGCTCGGCCAAGGAGGTGTACCGCTGGCGAGGCCGGACGGAGACGCACTGCCTCACGAGCGGGCTCGACGACTACCCTCGGGCGCAGCCGCCGCACCCGGGCGAGCTGCACGTCGACCTGCTGTCGTGGGTCGGGCTCATGACGAAGTCGCTGATGAACATTGCCGACTCGATCGGCTTGACGAgcgacgtggccgagctggccaagaacctcgagggcatcgagggcAACCTCGTGGACCTGCACTGGTCCGAGAAGGACGGCTGCTTCTGCGACGCGACGATTGACGAATTCGAGGAGAACAAGCTCGTCTGCCACAAGGGCTACATCTCGCTCTtccccttcctcgtcggcctcctccgGCCGGACGACGCGAAGGTGGGCCGGATGCTCGACCTCATGGGCGACGAGAACGAGCTCTGGAGCGGCCACGGCCTGCGCAGCCTGAGCCGGGGGGATGAGTTTTACGGCACCGGCGAGAACTACTGGCGCGGTCCCGTGTGGATGCCGTTCAACTACATGGCGGTGACGCAGCTCTAC CGGCTCGCGAAGCAACCCGGACCATTCTCGGACCGCGCGCGCGACATGTACACGAGGCTGCGCAAGGACCTCGTGGAGACGGTGTACGAGAGCTGGAAGGAGACGGGCTTCGCCTGGGAGCAGTACAACCCGGAGACGGGGGCCGGGCAGCGAACGCAGCACTTTACGGGCTGGACAAGTCTCGTGGTGAAGCTCATGGCGATGGAGGATCTCTCGGGGCAGCACGAGCGGGACGAGCTGTAG
- a CDS encoding Rho GTPase effector BNI1: MSSRSSRHKRDSSAASIDLPATPDPGINMMAGVMASIPYDSIPAGSRSPISVDYLPKPDHMPPRRDPLPHQLSKGDFHQYPTVDTSTMHAGSHASLPSRSVPGAGLTMASTGRHTQYQQWGPPRGSVSSTTNGSRYDSYTPPNGRASGDTLSVYTGNPSHRDVASARSSQMTISSPSSPSLHGPPQSYRDSSRLTKFSGAGAPPGSHDGFYFPKPDDDNVVEQMFLQLMQKRGWHNLPEQARRQMMAYPPQKKWTLLHQDRLTEWQGEQKRRLTARANQYAAPDVTTYSDEEGTPEWYVRRVMEDKLDSKGMGSLEVNLRTQQIGWVKRFVECQGQVALVTLLLKLNRKTASGPAQENPKAERNLDREYDIIKCLKALMNNKFGADDALMQSKVLLALATSLISARLTTRKLVSEILTFLCTWGRNGEGHLKVIQALDDVKAQSGENGRFDAWMRLVEVTVDGRGKMGSLVGASEELRTGGIGMENLLMEYAVTTLMLINMIVDSPERDLQLRVHIRAQFTACGIKRVLTKMEGFQYDLLDKQIERYRTNEAIDYEDMLERESSSVKDNVESDMKDLNDPVQIVDAIQQRIHGSRAQDYFISALQHLMLIRANDGEERLRMFQLVDSMLSYVAMDRRLPNMDLKQSLNFTVQSLLDKLHTDSEARQAQDEALESRQIAEAAMAERDEVRARLELGANGLVAKMQKQLDEQARFIDAQKRQADGLKTELDSIQTARAKEAQRNELETRELYLMLRDAQDIAASNAAKGSKGTAEQMKGILDRDQLMDRLQMQLERQKTQYKLEGRVWGEATGPSDRLRALREEMEDDIPGTPPGGGTPPRDFTNSMLGSLNRPSRIMRKPINPLKDLDDEGITEGGENTELEDGVIYERPRIVEMKRPVIDPKQQAGLVSEIGSKVKKYEGGASEEGDGVTTGPSHPSMESGMPDAPADGDTPKVQVTDPTGAAAAPPPPPPAPPSGQIPGAPPPPPPPPPPPMPGMLPGGPPPPPPPPPMPGTPGALGMPPPPPPPMPGSMSGGFLSPPTTFTSSPGIGMPGVRPKKKLKALHWDKVDTPETSHWAAHTPTPEEREEKYHELNRKGILDEVEKLFKAKEIKQIGAGVSKKSDKRQIISADLRKAYGKGAYSPSRIRPPTVLDNPVVMEFLQKEDLCNISDNTAKQMAPYSKDLTGPEAGGQTRELDPADLTRQDQIYLFTAFELHHYWKSRCRALMLTRSFEADYEELSERMRQVVTVSESLRDSVSLMNVLGLILDIGNYMNDANKQARGFKLSSLARLGMVKDDKNESTLADLVERIVRNQYPEWEGFVNDIAGVLAVQKVNVEQLNTDAKKYVENVRNVQMSLDSGNLSDPKKFHPQDRVSLVVQRCMKDARRKADQMELYLEEMTRTYKDIMVFYGEDPTDENARRDFFFKLATFLSEWKKSREKNVQLEETKRRNEASMKRKHAQQKAATLVDGGPASATSTGAMDSLLEKLRAAAPQARDQRDRRRRARLKDRHQVRVASGQQMPDVDESLEIEVDLPSGETGPGEEAALLSPPLTSPKGSGDDVADRAAALLQGMRGGEAADGSDADRRESMRQARRQTAEEERRLRRSRREKATSTAMDDAGAREGLAEDGTTNTPAIEEEDAANEEEEDKLGARQGGDEDAEPPSRTTQAALQEDGQERLQEE; this comes from the exons ATGAGCTCGCGCTCCTCGCGTCACAAGCGAGACTCGTCCGCCGCATCCATCGACCTACCTGCGACCCCGGACCCCGGGATCAACATGATGGCAGGAGTGATGGCGTCCATTCCTTACGACAGCATCCCCGCAGGTTCGAGGTCGCCCATTTCCGTCGACTATCTGCCGAAGCCCGACCACATGCCCCCCCGTCGCGATCCGCTGCCGCATCAGCTAAGCAAAGGCGATTTCCATCAGTACCCTACCGTTGATACGTCCACCATGCACGCAGGATCCCATGCCTCCTTGCCATCGCGGTCCGTCCCGGGCGCCGGCCTcaccatggcctcgacggggcGTCATACCCAGTACCAACAATGGGGTCCGCCCCGTGGTAGCGTCTCGAGCACGACGAACGGCTCGCGTTACGATTCCTACACGCCCCCAAACGGCCGCGCCTCGGGGGACACCCTCAGCGTGTACACGGGCAACCCGTCTCATCGAGACGTGGCCTCGGCGCGCTCGTCGCAGATGACCATAAGCTCACCATCGTCCCCGAGCCTGCACGGCCCTCCTCAATCCTACCGAGACTCGAGCCGCTTGACCAAGTTCTctggcgccggcgcccccCCCGGCTCCCACGATGGCTTCTACTTTCCCAAACCAGACGATGACAACGTCGTGGAGCAGATGTTCCTCCAGCTCATGCAGAAGCGAGGCTGGCATAACCTCCCCGAGCAAGCGAGGCGCCAAATGATGGCCTACCCGCCCCAGAAGAAGTGGACTCTCCTGCACCAGGATCGCCTGACGGAATGGCAAGGGGAGCAGAAGCGACGGCTCACGGCACGAGCGAACCAGTACGCCGCCCCCGACGTGACCACCtactcggacgaggagggaaCGCCCGAGTGGTACGTGAGGAGGGTCATGGAAGACAAGCTCGACTCCAAGGGCATGGGCAGCCTCGAGGTCAACCTCAGGACCCAGCAGATCGGCTGGGTGAAGCGCTTCGTCGAATGCCAGGGCCaggtcgccctcgtcaccctgCTCCTGAAGCTCAACCGGAAAACGGCCAGCGGGCCGGCCCAGGAAAACCCCAAGGCGGAGAGGAACCTGGACCGCGAGTACGACATCATCAAGTGCCTCAAGGCGCTCATGAATAACAAGtttggcgccgacgacgccctcatGCAGTCCAAGGTCCTCCTGGCCCTCGCCACCTCCCTGATTTCCGCACGGCTCACGACGAGAAAGCTCGTCAGCGAAATCCTCACCTTCCTCTGCACCTGGGGCCGGAACGGCGAAGGCCACCTCAAGGTCATCCAAGCCCTGGACGATGTCAAGGCCCAGTCGGGCGAGAACGGCAGGTTCGACGCCTGGatgcgcctcgtcgaggtcaccgtcgacggtcgcGGCAAGAtgggcagcctcgtcggcgccagcGAGGAGCTCCGcaccggcggcatcggcatggaGAACCTGCTCATGGAATACGCCGTCACGACGCTCATGCTCATCAACATGATCGTCGACTCTCCCGAGCGAGACCTGCAGCTCCGCGTCCACATCCGGGCTCAGTTCACCGCCTGCGGCATCAAGCGCGTTCTCACCAAGATGGAAGGCTTCCAGTACGACCTCCTCGACAAGCAGATCGAGCGCTACCGCACCAACGAAGCTATCGACTATGAGGATATGCTTGAGAGGGAAAGCAGCAGCGTCAAGGACAATGTCGAGAGCGACATGAAGGACCTGAATGACCCCGTCCAGATTGTCGATGCCATCCAGCAGCGGATCCACGGCAGCAGGGCGCAGGACTACTTCATTTCCGCCCTCCAGCACCTCATGCTCATCcgcgccaacgacggcgaagagCGGCTGCGCATGTTCCAGCTTGTCGATTCCATGCTCAGCTACGTCGCCATGGACCGTCGCCTGCCCAACATGGATCTCAAGCAGAGCCTGAACTTTACCGTCCAGAGCCTCCTCGACAAGCTGCATACCGATTCGGAAGCCCGGCAGGCGCAGGATGAGGCACTCGAGTCGCGCCagatcgccgaggccgccatgGCTGAGCGCGACGAGGTGCGAGCCCGGCTCGAGCTCGGAGCGAACGGTCTGGTCGCCAAGATGCAGAAGCAGCTTGACGAGCAAGCCCGCTTCATCGATGCTCAGAAGCGTCAAGCGGACGGCCTCAAGACGGAACTCGACAGCATCcagacggcgagggccaagGAAGCGCAGAGGAACGAGCTGGAAACGAGAGAGCTCTACCTCATGCTCCGAGATGCGCAGGACATTGCCGCATCCAACGCCGCCAAGGGCAGCAAGGGGACCGCCGAGCAGATGAAGGGCATCCTCGACCGGGACCAACTCATGGACCGCCTCCAGATGCAGCTCGAGCGGCAGAAGACTCAGTACAAGCTCGAGGGCAGAGTCTGGGGCGAGGCGACCGGGCCTTCAGATCGCCTGCGCGCGCTTcgggaggagatggaggacGACATCCCCGGAACCccccccggcggcggcaccccGCCTCGAGATTTCACCAATAGTATGCTTGGCAGCCTGAATCGTCCGTCGAGGATTATGCGAAAGCCGATCAACCCCCTGAAggatctcgacgacgagggcatcACGGAGGGGGGCGAAAACAcggagctcgaggatggcgtcaTCTACGAGCGCCCGCGGATCGTGGAGATGAAGCGACCCGTCATCGATCCGAAGCAACAAGCCGGCTTGGTCAGCGAGATCGGCTCCAAGGTGAAGAAGTACGAGGGAGGCGCCtcggaggagggcgacggcgtgacGACGGGGCCGTCGCACCCAAGCATGGAATCCGGCATGCCCGATGCCCCGGCGGATGGCGACACACCTAAGGTTCAGGTCACCGACCCAACCGGGGcagccgccgcgccgccgcctccgccgcctgcgCCTCCATCAGGCCAGATTCCCGGTGCAcccccgccgcctcctccgcctccgccccccCCGATGCCCGGCATGTTGCCGGGTGGCCCGCCACCTCCGCCTCCACCGCCTCCGATGCCGGGTACGCCGGGTGCATtgggcatgccgccgccaccacctCCGCCCATGCCAGGGTCCATGTCTGGCGGTTtcttgtcgccgccgaccacGTTCACCTCCTCTCCCGGCATCGGCATGCCTGGTGTCAGGCCCAAGAAAAAGCTCAAGGCGTTGCACTGGGACAAGGTCGACACACCCGAAACCAGCCACTGGGCGGCGCATACTCCTACCCCCGAGGAGCGAGAGGAGAAGTATCACGAGCTCAACCGCAAGGGAATcctggacgaggtcgagaagCTGTTCAAAGCCAAGGAGATCAAGCAGATCGGCGCTGGGGTCTCGAAGAAGAGCGACAAGAGGCAAATCATCTCCGCCGACCTCCGCAAGGCTTACGGTAAGGGCGCATACTCACCCTCGAGGATTCGACCCCCT ACCGTGCTGGACAACCCGGTCGTCATGGAATTCCTGCAGAAGGAGGACTTGTGCAACATCTCGGACAACACTGCCAAGCAGATGGCCCCCTATAGCAAAGATCTGACGGGACCGGAAGCCGGTGGCCAAACTAGGGAATTGGATCCGGCCGACCTCACGCGCCAGGACCAGATCTACCTGTTCACCGCCTTTGAGCTTCACCACTACTGGAAGAGCAGATGCAGGGCCCTGATGCTGACGCGAAGCTTCGAGGCCGACTACGAAGAGCTCAGCGAACGGATGCGCCAGGTTGTGACGGTGTCGGAGAGCCTCAGAGACTCGGTGTCGCTCATGAACGTTCTCGGCCTCATTCTGGACATTGGCAACTACATGAACGACGCGAACAAGCAGGCGCGCGGCTTCAAGCTCAGCTCGTTGGCTCGACTGGGCATGGTGAAGGACGACAAGAACGAGTCGACGctggccgacctcgtcgaacGGATCGTGCGAAACCAGTACCCCGAGTGGGAGGGATTCGTCAACGACATCGCCGGCGTCTTGGCGGTGCAAAAGGTCAACGTCGAGCAGCTGAACACGGACGCGAAAAAGTACGTGGAAAATGTGCGAAACGTTCAGATGTCGCTCGACTCCGGCAACCTGAGCGACCCGAAGAAGTTTCACCCGCAGGATCGCGTGAGCCTGGTGGTACAGCGGTGCATGAAGGATGCGCGGAGGAAGGCGGACCAGATGGAGCTGTACCTGGAAGAGATGACGCGGACGTACAAGGACATCATGGTCTTTTACGGCGAGGACCCGACGGATGAGAATGCCCGCCGGGACTTTTTCTTCAAGCTCGCCACCTTCCTGAGCGAATGGAAGAAGTCGCGGGAGAAGAACGTGCAGCTGGAGGAGACGAAGCGGCGCAACGAGGCATCGATGAAGCGGAAGCATGCGCAgcagaaggcggcgacgctcgtTGACGGagggccggcctcggccacgagcacGGGTGCCATGGACTCGCTCCTCGAGAAGCTtcgagcggcggcaccaCAGGCTCGGGATCAGCgagaccgacggcggcgtgcacGCCTCAAGGACCGACACCAAGTTCGCGTCGCATCAGGCCAACAGATGCCAGACGTCGACGAGTCACTCGAGATTGAGGTCGATCTGCCGAGCGGAGAGACGGGACCGGGTGAAGAGGCTGCGCTTCTCAGCCCCCCACTGACATCGCCGAAAGGAAGCGGGGATGATGTCGCGGACCGAGCGGCCGCCCTCCTGCAAGGCatgcgcggcggcgaggctgcggATGGCAGCGATGCCGACAGGAGGGAAAGCATGCGGCAGGCCAGGAGGCaaacggccgaggaggagcgaaGGTTGCGAAGGAGCCGAAGGGAGAAGGCCACGTCCACTGCGATGGACGATGCTGGTGCGAGGGAGGGtttggccgaggacggcacgACGAATACGCCTGCCATTGAGGAAGAGGATGCTGCGAatgaagaggaggaggataaGCTGGGAGCGAGGCagggtggcgacgaggatgccgagccgccgtcgaggacgacgcagGCGGCACTGCAGGAGGACGGGCAGGAGAGGTTGCAGGAGGAGTAA
- a CDS encoding hypothetical protein (related to GTPase MSS1, mitochondrial), translating to MLLPMDEAVTEPSSYTFGDVKFVWTKHMEAHDGRAGIAVVRLSGPSCLDPLPKARYATVRTLVDPDRSEKDDGILDSESLLLYLPAPRTVTGEDVLELHVHGGTATVRAVLEAIPRCRARGRIRYAEPGEFTKRAFVNNRLDLAQIESLSDTLAAETEQQRRAAVRGNSGALGRTYEDWRRQLLLARGEIEALIDFSEDQHFDEPQGELLENVVRLVRAMVESIQQHELGSQRSELLRNGIQIALLGPPNVGKSSLMNLIVGREASIVSGEAGTTRDIIEASLDIRGYLCSFADTAGFRSRDSAMTERASHDGVVGAVEEEGIRRARQKALEADVVIVVGSVEIGGRGPFIHYDKETVKLAGEAQACLVVVNKRDMVDEAQFRILLAQFGDVLRSLSPAVAASALLTISCRDGQGSATASGAKNSDGGGLQSLVDALVTSFSTLTDMPGHLQDLLGVTERQRQLLVKCRRHLGEFLMEAQPEEAAVEADTVLAAEYLRYAADCLARLTGTGEASEVEDVLGVVFEK from the exons ATGCTTCTGCCGATGGACGAAGCCGTCACCGAGCCATCATCATATACTTTTGGAGACGTCAAGTTCGTTTGGACGAAGCACATGGAGGCGCATGAC GGACGGGcaggcatcgccgtcgttcGCCTCTCGGGTCCTTCATGCTTAGAT CCATTGCCTAAAGCAAGGTACGCGACGGTTCGCACGCTCGTGGACCCGGACCGAAGCGAGAAAGACGATGGCATCCTCGACTCGGAATCCCTGCTTCTCTAtctgccggcgccgaggacggtgacgggtGAAGATGTTCTCGAGCTGCACGTTCACGgcgggacggcgacggtcagGGCCGTGCTCGAAGCGATCCCCCGGTGTCGTGCTCGGGGGCGAATCCGCTATGCCGAGCCTGGCGAGTTCACCAAGCGGGCCTTTGTCAACAACCGGCTCGACCTCGCGCAGATTGAGTCGTTGAGCGAcacgctcgcggccgagacggaaCAGCAGCGCCGGGCCGCCGTCCGAGGCAACTCGGGAGCGCTCGGGCGGACGTACGAGGACTGGCGACGTCAGCTACTCCTCGCGCGAGGCGAGATCGAGGCGCTCATCGACTTCTCCGAGGACCAGCACTTTGACGAGCCGCagggcgagctgctcgagaaCGTGGTGCGGCTCGTTCGCGCCATGGTTGAATCCATTCAGCAGCACGAGCTGGGGAGCCAACGGAGTGAGCTTCTGCGAAACGGGATTCAGATTGCGCTTCTGGGGCCGCCAAACGTGGGGAAAAGTTCATTGATGAACCTCATCGTCGGACGGGAGGCGTCCATCGTCTCAGGCGAGGCCGGTACGACGAGGGACATTATCGAGGCGAGCCTTGACATCCGGGGATATCTCTGCTCCTTTGCCGACACGGCCGGGTTCCGGTCCAGGGATTCGGCGATGACAGAGAGAGCGTcgcacgacggcgtcgtcggcgcggtggaggaggaaggcATCCGTCGGGCGAGGCAAAAGGCGCTCGAAGCAGACGTTGTGATCGTCGTCGGTTCCGTCGAGATCGGAGGGCGAGGACCGTTCATCCACTACGACAAGGAGACAGTGAAGCTCGCGGGCGAGGCGCAAGCCTGTCTCGTGGTGGTCAACAAGCGGGACATGGTGGATGAGGCTCAATTTCGAATATTGCTGGCCCAGTTTGGCGACGTGCTTCGGTCTCTGAGCCCAGCGGTTGCCGCGAGCGCGCTACTGACCATCTCCTGCCGCGATGGACAGGGGTCGGCGACAGCGTCGGGAGCCAAGAACAGCGATGGGGGCGGATTGCAAAGCCTAGTCGACGCTCTAGTCACGTCCTTTTCCACCCTCACAGACATGCCGGGCCATCTTCAGGACCTCTTGGGAGTCAcggagcggcagcggcagctccTCGTCAAGTGTCGACGGCATCTCGGAGAGTTTCTTATGGAGGCGCAaccggaggaggcggcggtcgaggcggACACGGTGCTGGCGGCAGAGTATCTACGGTACGCGGCCGACTGCCTCGCGCGGCTCACTGGcacgggcgaggcgagcgaggtGGAAGACGTTCTGGGCGTCGTGTTTGAAAAGTGA